From the genome of Winogradskyella forsetii, one region includes:
- a CDS encoding TonB-dependent receptor — protein MRKFIILIVLCPIYLFSQEQLEGIVLEASSAKEMPLPGANVYWSGSSVGAITADDGTFSLPYKFSYNKLVISYVGFKTDTITVNENTYIKHVLQASDELDAVVVNSRNQATSKSYLKATNTLFVSSDELLKAACCNLSESFETNPSIDVNFADAVSGTRQIKMLGLNSPYILITTENIPAIRGASQAYGLSFIPGTWVESIQITKGTGSVVNGFESIAGQINAELVKPSTDNRLFVNLYGASSERLELNTHLNTKVSDKWSTGLYLHGNTHQQKHDVNDDGFLDMPLYNQINVMNRWQYTNPEKGVVSFINLRYLNDEKQAGQVAFNPDNFDPRNPGSLSGVETWGSEINTERFEVTTKLGYVNPEIPYQSLGFQTAFSHHKQDSYFGLNLYDIQHNSFYSNLVYNTIISDSRHKVKTGLSFTYDHYDELVNTDTYERTENSVGGFFEYAYDNLDKLTMTAGVRVDQHNRLGFFVTPRLHVRYTPWGKSAWRFSVGRGKRSANIFAENQNMFASSRQINILNSGGKIYGLDPEIAWNYGISYLQGFNLFERKADITFDFYRTDFQNQVVVDWENPYEINFYNLEGDSYAYSFQFEFNYNVFEHFDIRTAYKYYDIKTDYNSGKLEKPLIPKHRLFANASYETHQKENGAQWKFDATYNWLDSQRFPSTDLSPVEFQLDDYSPTVGTLNLQVTKVFSPKFEVYLGGENVTNVRQGNPIVSAENPFGSNFDSNFVYGPIFGSMYYAGLRYKLK, from the coding sequence ATGAGAAAGTTCATAATCTTAATAGTACTTTGCCCTATATACCTATTCTCGCAAGAGCAATTAGAAGGAATTGTTTTAGAAGCGAGTAGTGCTAAAGAAATGCCTTTGCCTGGGGCAAATGTGTATTGGTCAGGATCTTCAGTTGGAGCCATCACAGCAGATGATGGCACATTTTCGCTGCCCTATAAATTCTCATATAATAAATTGGTAATTAGTTATGTGGGTTTTAAAACGGATACGATTACAGTTAACGAAAACACGTATATAAAACATGTGCTGCAAGCTAGTGATGAATTAGATGCTGTGGTCGTAAATTCAAGAAATCAAGCCACTTCAAAATCGTATTTAAAAGCGACCAACACACTTTTTGTAAGTAGTGACGAATTGTTGAAAGCGGCTTGTTGTAACCTTTCCGAAAGTTTTGAAACTAACCCGTCTATCGATGTTAATTTCGCAGATGCGGTTTCGGGAACACGTCAGATAAAGATGTTGGGTTTAAACTCGCCTTATATATTGATTACGACTGAAAATATTCCGGCAATTCGTGGTGCATCTCAAGCTTATGGACTCAGTTTTATTCCTGGAACTTGGGTAGAAAGTATTCAAATTACTAAAGGCACAGGAAGTGTGGTCAATGGTTTTGAGAGTATTGCTGGCCAAATCAATGCAGAATTGGTAAAACCTTCCACGGACAATCGCTTATTCGTAAATCTATATGGCGCATCTAGTGAACGTTTAGAACTGAACACACATCTAAACACTAAAGTTTCCGATAAATGGAGTACAGGTTTGTACTTGCATGGCAACACGCATCAGCAAAAACATGATGTTAATGACGACGGATTTTTAGATATGCCATTATACAATCAAATCAACGTTATGAACCGTTGGCAATATACCAATCCAGAAAAAGGGGTGGTTAGTTTTATTAATTTAAGATATCTCAACGACGAAAAACAAGCAGGACAAGTGGCGTTTAACCCAGACAATTTCGACCCAAGAAATCCTGGGTCGTTGAGCGGAGTCGAAACGTGGGGAAGCGAAATCAATACAGAACGTTTTGAAGTGACTACGAAACTCGGATATGTCAACCCTGAAATCCCCTACCAAAGTTTAGGATTTCAGACCGCTTTTAGTCATCATAAACAAGATTCTTATTTTGGTTTAAACCTGTATGATATTCAGCATAATAGTTTTTATTCTAATTTGGTGTATAACACAATTATTTCAGATTCTCGACACAAAGTAAAAACAGGATTGAGTTTTACCTACGATCATTATGACGAGTTGGTAAATACAGATACTTACGAACGTACCGAAAATTCGGTCGGAGGATTTTTTGAATATGCTTACGATAATTTGGATAAATTGACCATGACAGCTGGTGTGCGCGTCGATCAGCATAACAGACTTGGATTTTTTGTAACGCCACGTTTGCATGTACGTTATACGCCTTGGGGGAAATCTGCGTGGCGGTTTTCTGTCGGTCGCGGGAAACGAAGTGCCAATATTTTTGCAGAAAATCAAAATATGTTTGCGAGTTCTAGACAAATCAATATTTTGAATTCAGGTGGGAAGATTTATGGTTTAGATCCTGAAATTGCTTGGAATTATGGCATCAGTTATTTGCAAGGCTTCAATTTATTCGAGAGAAAAGCAGACATCACTTTTGATTTTTATAGAACCGATTTTCAAAATCAAGTGGTTGTCGATTGGGAAAATCCTTATGAAATCAATTTTTATAATTTAGAAGGTGATAGTTATGCGTATAGTTTTCAATTTGAATTTAATTATAATGTCTTTGAGCATTTTGATATTAGAACTGCTTATAAATATTACGATATCAAAACGGATTATAATTCTGGCAAATTAGAAAAGCCCTTAATTCCAAAACATCGGTTGTTTGCCAATGCCTCTTATGAGACGCATCAAAAAGAAAACGGTGCGCAATGGAAATTTGATGCGACCTACAATTGGTTGGATTCGCAGCGTTTTCCAAGTACGGATTTAAGTCCTGTAGAATTTCAGTTAGACGACTATTCGCCAACTGTTGGGACATTAAATTTACAAGTCACGAAAGTATTTTCTCCTAAATTTGAAGTATATTTAGGTGGAGAAAACGTGACGAACGTAAGACAAGGCAATCCAATTGTAAGTGCAGAGAACCCGTTTGGTTCAAATTTTGATAGTAATTTTGTCTACGGCCCAATTTTTGGAAGTATGTATTACGCAGGATTACGATATAAACTAAAATAA
- a CDS encoding heavy-metal-associated domain-containing protein, protein MTHTYNVSGMTCNNCKASVEESLSALPNVDNVSVDLESKTATIKMKTHVEVDTLQNALSDKYRLSVKKETNVFNSVSTETEEEKSELKQLFPLFLIFGYIITASILLNYRPWDSSSFMLDFMGLFYIVFSFFKLLDLKGFPESFRMYDPLAKAVPAYGWIYPFIELTLGLMFLMRFQIDIALIVTLIVLGITTVGVTKALFSKTTIQCACLGTALKLPMTKATFIENSIMLVMAIVMLSKTITA, encoded by the coding sequence ATGACACACACCTATAACGTTTCAGGTATGACCTGTAACAATTGTAAAGCTTCGGTTGAAGAATCACTTTCGGCATTACCAAATGTTGATAATGTTTCTGTTGATTTAGAAAGTAAAACAGCCACTATAAAAATGAAAACCCATGTAGAAGTGGACACGCTTCAAAATGCATTATCCGATAAATATAGACTTTCAGTAAAAAAGGAGACCAACGTATTTAATTCGGTTTCTACTGAAACAGAAGAAGAAAAGAGCGAGCTAAAACAACTGTTTCCGTTGTTTCTAATCTTTGGTTACATTATAACAGCTTCCATATTATTGAATTATAGGCCTTGGGATTCCTCTAGCTTTATGCTCGATTTTATGGGCTTGTTCTACATTGTTTTTAGTTTTTTCAAATTATTGGATTTAAAAGGCTTTCCAGAGAGTTTTAGAATGTACGATCCTTTGGCAAAGGCAGTTCCAGCTTATGGTTGGATCTATCCTTTTATTGAGCTAACCTTGGGCTTAATGTTTTTAATGCGCTTTCAAATTGATATTGCGCTAATTGTAACACTTATTGTTTTAGGGATTACAACTGTTGGAGTAACCAAAGCATTGTTTAGTAAAACAACCATTCAATGTGCATGTTTGGGTACAGCCTTAAAATTGCCAATGACCAAAGCGACTTTTATTGAAAATTCCATTATGCTTGTAATGGCTATTGTAATGTTGTCTAAAACCATTACGGCATGA